The segment taattagtttaatataTGTTTCAAAAGAAGTCAGATTTGGCATTGGTTCTAGCTTTAGATGCTAAAAAGACTTTTGATAGATTAAAATGGAATTATTtctttaaggtgttagaaaaatttgGGGTTTGACCAATATTTGTTAATTAGGTTAAATTTTACATAAAAACTCTTCTGCTAAAGttgtgactaatggacaaatttcttcagcTTTCTCTAGACGagaatgtccattatctccagctttatttgttttagcaattgaacctttagcagaaTTAATAAGTCAAGATATTAATATTAAAGTTTCTAGTGAGGAATagtagattaatttgtttgctgattatgttttgatttatataacagatcctaTGAACTCTTTTTTATGTATGAGGCTGAAAACATGGCAAAACATCAGGTaataaaattaattggaataaaagtgaaattatgcctttggttgAGATTATAATCAATGTGCACAACTTGTTCAATTTAGATGGTCagataatggaattaaatatccagGGATTAAAATTgacaaaaatttggataaattgaatgatttaccattatttaataaaatcaaggatgatttaaatagatgggatGATTTACCTCCAACTCTTAATTACTAGCAAAAATTgtattaaatgaatatttttccaaggattcaatacctttttcaatacATCCCTTGCAGTATACCTaggaaattttttaaagatttgtacTCAATtattaggaagtttttatggaaaggaaagatggctAAAAtttgtttagaaaaattaacttggaaatttgaattaggaggtttacaacttccacattttgacaactattataaagctgctcaattgaagtttattaatggaatgtttgatttaagAGAAATCTTTAACTTGGGAAAAAATAGAATTAAGTAAAATAGATAAAAATTATATGCAGgaatttgtttataaatggaattcaaaattgttaatatgTACTAAAGATCCACctattttgaaaatttaattatggaataaaatagatacAAACGAGaagacatgagctgagagttggggcaaatgtttagaggaaacatgggggaggggggacttctttactcagagagcggtgggggtgtagaatgagcttccagacgaAAGGGcggaggcaggctcgatattagcattaCTGGAGAAGTTGGATTTGTACAtggacgggaaaggaatggagggttacaggttgagtgaaggtcagtgggattaaGTGGGAGGGAATGTTTggcgtggactagaagggccaagttggcctgtttctgtgctgtaattgttagatGGTTATATGGTCAGTGGAATTAGGTGGGAGGGATgttcggcatagactagaagggccaagttggcctgtttttgtgctgtaattgttagatGGTTTTATGGTtaatggggttaggtgggagcgggtgttcggcatggactagaagggccaagttggcctgtttttgtgcttaaCTGTGAGATGGTTATATGATCAGTGGGgtcaggtgggagggggtgttcagcatggactagaaggaccaagtTGGCCTCTTTCTTTGCTGTGTTTATATGGTTTTAGATATATATGCGAATTTTGCCCCTTCCCCAACACTCACCTGGTGCCCTGCCCCCCTCCACTCATCTGCTGCCCTCCCCTCACCCAACACAGCCACAGCTGCTCCCCGTCCATGGCACTCACCCACAGCCCCGGTCCGCCACATCCATCACTCGGCCTGGGGGGTCTCGTCGGGTTCAGGTGATGGGTCCCCTTGCCCCGAGTCATTGTTCCTCTCCGGTGTTGCCGACGGGGATCGGGACGGAGCTGggacaggggtgggggaaggggtggggacagGGGAGGGTGAGTGCTCCTGCGCTGCCGGGGAAGGGTCCTTGCTGGCCGGCTTCTCGGGGGACCCGTGCTCAGCCGGGGTGGGCTCCTGGGGGGCTGGGGATGGAGAGCGAGAGCGGGAGCCTGAGGCGGACTTGGGAGGAGAGCGGGAACGGGAACGGGAACGAGAGGCCCCCGCAGGCCTGGCCGGTAGCGGAGAGGGTGACTTAGAGCGGGAACGGGAACGGGAGCGGgaacgggagggggagagagagcgggaaCGAGAACGGGACACCCTGCCCCGTGACTGGCCCTTTCCCCGGGCCCCCGGCTTGGAGCGGGAACGGGAACGGGAGTGGGAGCGGCTGGAACGCGACCGGGAACGGGAGCGGGAACGGGAACGTCGTCTCCGTCTGGGACTGTGGGTGCAGGGAGAAGGGGAGTGGTACAGGCGGAGTGagcagggagagggaggaggggtcagaggggaaaggtggggagggggaggggggaaacggtgggaagggaaggaggggaaagattgggggattggggtgaagggagggggattggggagagagaggggcattggaggagggagggggtataTACAGAAGGTGGGAAATGGGGAGAAGGAGTAGGAATAGGAAAAAGAGGGTGGATTAggggagggagaagcagagagaagggagatggaggaaaaaaattaaagttaaaatcaaACCAAAGCAACAAGACAGCAAATAATTCAGTCTCTCGGTGAAtattccaccaccccccacccgtACTCCTGGGGTCTCCCCATAAATATTCCCTCCATTCCCGGGGTCTCCCCATGAATATTATCCGCCCCCCCCAACTCCCGAGTCACCCCGTGAatatccctccctcactcccaggGATCTGTCCGTGAATGTTATCTCCCCCACTCCCAGGAGTCTCCCCATGAATATCCCCCCCTTAATCCCAGGGGTCTCTCCGTGAATATTATCTCCCCCACTCCCAGGGATCTGTCCATGAATGTTACCTCCCCCACACCCAGGGTGTCTCTCTGTGAATATCATCTCCCCCGCTCCCGGGGTCTCCCCGTGAATATCCCCCCCCTTCACTCCCAGGGGTCTCTCCGTGAATATCCCCCCCTCACTCCCAGGGACTCCCGTGAATAACCCCCCCCAAAACACAGTTCTCTCCACTATTCCTGGCTTTGTGTGACATCCCCTTCTCCGAGTTCTGCCTGTTCTACTCCAGGTTAGAAGTGAAATGATGATGGCCGGATCAGTGCTGGCACATCCGATTTAGGGAACCCAGCAGCAGTGAGGCTCAGCAGATTGGATCGAGGGTCCCGGTACCCCCATTatgctcttccccctcccctctcaatCCACTTCCCCATCTACTCCCCTCATACCTGGATTCCCAACTCTCTCCCTCCTTCGCACCCCGCGGACCCCAGTCACACCGTCAAATGGCTCCCCAGATTCATCTTGCCTATCACTTcttcttctcctctacccccttgacccactcccctc is part of the Narcine bancroftii isolate sNarBan1 unplaced genomic scaffold, sNarBan1.hap1 Scaffold_232, whole genome shotgun sequence genome and harbors:
- the LOC138750704 gene encoding serine/arginine-rich splicing factor 2-like; this encodes MERIQILGTIECPQNIARRSKLVGSSNFRVGSFPSCFFNLARPQVGDVYIPRDRFTRESRGFAFVRFYDKRDAEDAIDAMDGAILDGRELRVQMARYSRPPDSYRRGGGSGNRRASRYRRSRSPRRRRRSRSRSRSRSRSSRSHSRSRSRSKPGARGKGQSRGRVSRSRSRSLSPSRSRSRSRSRSKSPSPLPARPAGASRSRSRSRSPPKSASGSRSRSPSPAPQEPTPAEHGSPEKPASKDPSPAAQEHSPSPVPTPSPTPVPAPSRSPSATPERNNDSGQGDPSPEPDETPQAE